From the Helianthus annuus cultivar XRQ/B chromosome 17, HanXRQr2.0-SUNRISE, whole genome shotgun sequence genome, the window gtttaacaaaaataacTATTGCTTGGGATCAAGTTTCTTTAAGAGTTCAAGCTTTGATCTATGGCCTGGTAAGAGGTTTGAAGTTCAGTTTTCCAAGAAGTGTACTAAAAGACTTTTGTGCAAGTAGGAGACTTGTGCTTTATCCAAGAATTGTTACATCTTATTGCGACATAAACACGGAACCACTTTACTATCCAGTAGTCTATTATTTCATGTCAAGGTGCAAGCATATAATGTTTTAACTAACTTAAGAACCCTTGGTGGGTACTATTAGGAGAAGACTACATTTTCTCCCACAATGTTTCTACTAGGAATGCTCTTATAGGTGAGTTAGATGCACAACTAGGAGAGCGATAACCCATCTCCACAACACTTCATATCCCAATTAGTCCCAACACCCCAAAAACATATCCACAAAAACATCCAAGGGATTGAGTAGTAAATTGAGGCCCTTGCTCAACACAAAAGGATTTGAAACCAATAGGGTGTTTACTTCCTAAACACTATCTTTGGCCTTTACCTTAATCCAAAAAACTCAAGGATCCTCCTAACATGACCATGTTTAGACACAAGGATATCCACGTTCTAATATCATCCTAACTTAAGGATGAGGTTGTTGAAAAAGTCCGCTCTCCCTGGACAGACTTACATTCGCCACCATCTACTATCAAGCAAAGTAGTGATTATAATAACAAATTAATCAATGTACCTTTCAGTCACCATACACTCAAGGTACTGATTCTTCAATATCCTCAATTAAAGAAGAATGTGATTGACATAGCATCTCAACTAGAATCGAAGGAGATCAAAACTTTGGACTTCCTAACATACTGGTTCAATAGATTAAACCATAACTCAGAGAACATACCATGAAGGCTCCATGCCTAATCCTAAAAAGCCTTATCCATTGGAACATAGCAAGGGTCTGGTATCACATCAAGGGTGAAGAGCCAAATTTTGATGAATTGCCGGCTACATTTTTTATCTTATTCTAGAATTATAAAATAGAAAGTCTAAGTATGTGAAATCAAAGGTTCCCTCACCAAGATGAGGGAGAAATGCCATCACAATGCCATTTTCAATATTCTATCATTACTAACCCAAATCCAGAGCCAAACACATACCCAAACATGACTTGTGTAGACAGGAACTACTTTCTAACTAGTTATCCATTTAGTAGCAATTCTAAATAATCATAATTTACATTCTTTCATACAATTCTTATTACAGAACCCATAGATGCTCAAGCTTTTATGTTACACAATATAAACACATCCTACCATAACATCACTATCAAACAAATGAAAACTTTAAAAAATACCTTTGCAAAAAACATTTTGAAGGTTAAAAAAAAACTAGAGTCCAAATGTCAACTTTCTCACGTTACTATATAGCCCAACATATTCCTTATTCCATGATGCTACCAAAAAGGGAGATGGTGATGATGGATGCCTCAATAAAAACGAAAGATAGACGGTACGAAAGAAACCTACATTATCAACACTGGCCAAAGTTAAATCTACAAACAAACAAAATATGTATCATCAACATCAAAGGTAAAACCATTCAAACCTGGTATCCAAGAGGAATTTGATCACTTGATGGTTAAAATAAAAGTTGCTACCCATGAAGTTATCGGCGTTGgcgttggtgttggtgttggtgttggtatTGGTATTGGTGTTCATGCTAATAAATGATGCTTTTACTCAAGACCCACGTAGTTAATATCGGAGACATATCGGTCCCTTAGTAAAATATCTGTATTAAATATCGAtcaaaatatcggtaccgatattatcggcgatattgaccgatataaccaATATATCACTGATATTTGACTGAtgtaaccgatatatcaccgatatttgaccgataaaaccgatatatcactgaattattggtgttaaattgctatatatataaattctgcattatattaaaattaccaatatcccaccgatatctcaccaagataacctatatttcaaatatcTATCCTTGACCGATAttcgatattttaccgcattaacaaCATAGCTCAAGACTAAGTTTAAGATGCTAATGTGCAACACAGAATTGGAATAAGTTAGGTGTAACTCCAATGGATCTCTTTctaatttaaaaataattttCCAAAAAAATGAAGGTAGAACTTTTACTCAACATTTTGGCGATTTAGACTCCTATTCTTCTTATTGACCTTTTTTAAGAGTGATACATCTTACCTTTTTGTTATTGgtaaatacaacatataaatgtGTTTAATGCATCAAAACAAATTAAGCAAAAATTGAAATACTTTATTATCTACAtatgtactatataataaaagaaaaatatgGGGGATACGTCTTATCCATTGGAGTAATCTACTTTTAGGTTTTCTCGCATCTTTCTCccacttaattatagataattatttttaAGTTAAAGATAGCTACTAtatgattaaataaataaatctaatatgtaattagttattagTTTTTTAAATAAACTTATATCTTTTACTTAAAAGCTTCAcaaagttcaaaattatgttGGTTAAAACACTAAAAAAATGAATAATAATGACCACAATTGTTTTATGAGtgatttaaaaattttcaaatatTTAATATAGTTGAATGGTAAGAATGATAAAAATATAGtatgttaaataataataataataataataaataataataaaaaataggtGGCACTAAAACACGAAAATTAATACCAAGTTGAAAGCAGGGCGGAGCTAATGTGTTATGTCACACCCTTATTTTTCGGTGGGCCCGGACTTGGGTATATGCGTGACGATTAATACCAGTAATCACAATGCACAGTGGAAGATGAGATTTTAAACTGCATAGTACAAAAATATTACACAGACTGTTCGTACTAAAAGATCCACAAGAGGATCAAATGTAATAAAATATGACTAGAGACTAATAGGGTCTTTCGTGAAGTTGCAAATTCCATAACGCCTAGACCAAGCAGCTCCAGCCTATTCCGTATTTGCTATATAACCTGCGCTTAGTCTTTCGAAAATATGTCAGTTTTCACtcgtaaatacaattaaccgactctttttaattttttttcaaaaagtatTTGATACCATTTGATATATCATTTTAAAATAATTTGGGACAAACTATATTTaccagttttacatgcttgtcaatacatatggggaCCGGAAGCTAAACGCGGGTACATGACTAATCGGCACACCACATTTTCAATATCATATAAATATAGCATTAGCGTCTGTTAAGTGTATGCCTACATCCCGCtcttaggtcgtggccatctgCAATTAAACGAGTcgggatatccaggacacggtcgtattagCCCCCAATGTTTAACTTATCAAGCAAAATGGATAAAAACGGGTTATTTGAATTTTGGACATCATTCGTCATTGATTCAATACCCAACCAAGCGGCTAGTGCTGTATTCCAAGCCCTTATAAAGGAAAATTAggctaagagtatttacctgtGCTAGTCTTTACAATTCAAAGGTGTTAAGCACAACCGTTAACCAAAAACAACAAATGCAGGCGCAATTTACGGGAGGCCCCTAGTCTGGAATGAATGGAACTTTGATTTGTTAGAATGTTAACGGATCTTATACAAatcatttgactttgacttgataACTTAAATAGATACGTAcggttcgctagattaagcgttgaccagatagaatgtggtttatacccTTCCGAGTACGAGAACTCGTATAATATGGGTTAAATAACCATACTTTCTGATTAGAACTGAATCGGAAAGGTTTGACCCAATTCGACTAGTTTATATATTTTATGCTATTTAAAGTAGCCGTACGCGCATATGCGATATCGGGTGGTCGAATAGGTCTAAGTCAAGTACATTATGCCAAAACATATTTCATAATGTTATAACATCAATTTCAAACTAAGATTATAAGTTAAACtggtttaaaaatcatttttaggCGATAAGGACAATTTTAGTATTTTTAGGCATATTATTAGGACTTTATCTTTATACCTACTAAATGATATCATCAAATGGTATAACCTGAGAGGATTATTTCCCACAATAATATAATCATATAACAACCTTTATACAAGCTCCAAACTTGAGCAAACGAGTCAAAATCGCAAGTCAAAGCAGAattcaaactgtttgactttcgtttGCAAAACTAGCTCTAGACAGGAAATGACGAGTTGAACATGATTAAACATGTCCTAATATGTTATATAAACTGTTACAATGTCAAAAATTAAAGTTTGGATCACAAGGGATCTATCGAGGGTGCCATCACAAAGGATTAACACCATCATTATTATGATCACGTAACCAAGTTTGATTCAAATTTGGGTTGACCGAAATGGTtagaaccgaaagtcaaagcaaaaatcattttgcttgactttcggctaataactaGCCTAGGAAATGAAAAGAGACTAGggagaacacttacaagtgttcaaAAGAGTGTTGTAACTCTAGAAAGGAAGCCTCTATAAATCAGAAGCACTCAAAGATAGAGAGAATGATTTTTGAAAGGTGCAAGTTCAAATGGCTCATAGATAGATCTATTTATACTTGAGCTCAAGCCTTCAAATCTTGCCAAGTGTCTCCATGAGTGATTAGGGAAGGATTAGTGGCAGGACACATGTCTTATGGAGGCTATAAGGTGGCACAAAATGAGCAAAGGTGGCAAGAAACATCTGCAGCAGCTGCAACTGCTGTGCCAGCGacacccttacggaccgtaagggttatggcttacggtctgtaaggaccTTCAGCGTCCACAAAGTTTTcaaatgccttacggaccgtaaggcatatgccttgcggtccgtaagggatcgCCAGAAGCCATAATTTTGGCATTTTCTCATATTTGATCCCTACGCTACTCATCTTCCATATTTCATACAATTTAGTCCCTCTCGTTCAACATATCTAGAATATTTGAGAGTATATCGGACACATTTGGTAAAATTTTCAGAGGTTTCACATGTTAGCAGGgatagcacgggctacggctcaagcCCGTCTTCGTAGTGTAAAAAGACCACTCAACTCCGTCTCTGTAGTATAAAATACCCCTCAACTCCGTCTTATTTATACAAAAAATACCcctgatcaaaaaaaaaaaaaaattggagaTACCCCTAAagggctagttccgccactggacTTGAAAGAAACAAAGTTTTAAATTTAACTTAACAAAatatagagtgaattgcaagttttgtcctttatctgtATACCcaatttcaggcggtgtcctttgtctttaaaattgacgagctTTATACTTAATGTTTCCAAATGctacaagttatgtcctttagccctaacccagttagttttaaatgttaagtgaagggtaatttggtcttttTTTCCATGTGAAGACACTTGTTTGACTTTTCTAGAACTAATTGTTGTTCTTCTACTTCCTTTAAAAGTAAAACACCATTGTCAATTTGAGTTTTCAGCCTTTCGCCTCctttcatgacttgagtttggcTAATTTATCCAAACTCCGATGTACAATTTTAATCCAACTTCTTTTTCATCTTCTAATTTGGCAAAGGCCTCTTTTAATAATAAGTTCTGACTCAGTGACGGAACAAGAACGATTTAGTTAGGGGGTCATCATAAGTTTATATTCTATACCGGTTCAAATTAGGGTATCCATCTCTAAGTTTgttcttcaaaaactcaaaatttataaataaaaattcaaaaggTTCCGGTGATCGGAGGGTCAACGGACCCTCTTGACCCCCCTCTGATTCCGCCCCTGAGTTCTGTTATCGTTCACAGCGATACTCTCGAATCGAGATAGGTTTCGATTGTGAGTCCCTTTTTAATCATTGTTGGCATCTTCTGAATCAATGAAGTTGTGTGCTTTTCTTGCGGTTCTCGTTGACCCGTCTTTCTACATGTCATCGGGTCAAAATAATGATTTTTACCTTTCTAGTGGTTCTTGAATCTGGGGTCTAAGGATCAGTATGGTAGGGAGAATTAGTCACTAAGTCATCACACCCTGCGAGGACTTGATGCGGGAAGGCTTCAATCATTGTATGGTGTTGACGGTGGTGGCTCCACGCTGCAACAACTACCACGTTTAAGAAGGGGGAAACTACAAGGGGTGTTTAGGCGTCTCATCGTTCAGATCTGGTTAAAGGAGGAAATTGATGGTAGCTTATGGTGGCTTTGATGGTGTTAACAGTGGAGGAGATTTGTGGCAGGTGGGGGTGGGTAGTTGTGGCAGTGGGCCAGTTGAAGAAGACAATTCGATATAGAGAGAAGGGGGTTTAATATTTTAAGTACTTTTTAATTGAAATAAAATGGTTAGGTATTTAGTTATTTACATTTTTAGTTCCTGGAAGGATGAAGTGACAAAATTCCTATAAGGCATATGATtagatttaattaaaaaaactaaatgGGTTAGGGCTAAAAGACATAATTTGTATCATTTGGAAACACTAAATACAAAACGtgtcaattttaaagacaaatgaTACCGTCTGAAAGTGAATATATAGATAAatgacaaaacttgcaattcactccaAAATATATAACTCTCTGATGAATATCTTGATGACTGTATATATTAACAAATTACATTCTATTTCATTCTATTGGTATAATACATGAGTTTATTCAACTGTGCAATACATATGTTTTGTTAAAACATAACTTTTACGTTATTAATTATATAACATTactaacccgtgtaatacatgagaTTCTACATAATTAGATATTAAAAGATTTGTGTAAGTATAGGAAATAGGAggggggggggatagtgcacggtcttcccaaccgccggagtgatctcactccgggagccgctacccgaccaagctagctctgcggtgacttccccatgccgagttcttaccctgggcgacatatgccactcccaagatttgaacccggtacctctgagaagaggtgggtgtcggtggccaactgggctacccagTTGGTTAGGAAATAGGAAATAAGTTATATGATGTAAATACTAATTAAGACCTCATCCCTGTCATTTTTATCTTAACCCCTTTCGCATTTTCCACAATATCACTCCAAAAAAACTAATAGTTAGACATAAAAATTTTAATCCATTTATCCAACGTGTTAACACTTTTAaactaattccattccattccattccattccactaAAATATAATTAGCaacttttgaaaaacaatcctTATAACATGTCAATACATTTATTAAACGGGCCGCTTCGAATCaacggtttatttatttatttttttgaaacgGTTAACAAAATCAACCTCGAGAACTcttggggcacccactggacaaacggagtactccgagagtaaccagagtcgtccaccaccaattccgcgGAAAATCCGGTAACGACGGTAAAATTACTAGTAAAACCCGTTTAGCTCAAGGATCGAACCAAGTTTTCCCTGGATCTCCTATTACTGCCCACTAATGGCTCACTCCTTTTTGGCAACAAAtgagaattgaacttgagtctttAAAGAAGAACTCAAGTCCTACTATCACTTGAGCTAGAGATTATTGACACAAATGTTTATTTAATAGGTCGTATTCACAGGTTGACCACTTATAATAAATGAGTTATCTTAATTAAGCGAAAACCTGATGATTTTGTATAATGTCCATGTCGTAAGAGATTGTCGCACCTACAGAAACAAATATGAAATGTCTGGATATGATGTTTAGAAATTAAGAGTAAGAATATGCAAACCGAACCATGGGTGTTATTGTTGCACCAGACAAACCGATCCAAAGTGACCTGTAACGTGTACATATCTTAGTTTTAGGTTTACTATCCAATGCCCCGTGTTGTAAACTCATAAATCATTAATCATCACTTAATTTTATAATCTACTTGCTCAAATGCCTTAACATTTATATATATAAGCCCCAGCTGTTTATAATGACAATATTTATTTCAATCAACTTGCTAAACTGACTTTACTATCAATATATTTattagactagtgggtatggtTCGGCTCATTCCCACGGGGATGAGcctccacgtaggcgccacgtaaaCGGCCCGTGGAGGATGAGCCAAGTGAGGGATGGAgggggatggaggatggggccccacctcattattttataattttctattGTTTAATTTAATAACCAAGGtaataaaaactttataaaatttaaaaaacaccacatcaaacaacataaataatttcattccataaaaaaaaaattacattccctaaaaaaaaaaagaaaccgaaaaaaaaaaaaaaaattacatttcctaaaaaataaaaagaaaccgaaaataaaaaataaaaaaaattacgtttcctAAAACCTACGACGTCCATTTTTTTTTCACCTCTTCCTTCATCCTCCGATAAACCTCACGTTCATCCTCCGGACTCGGAAGTTTTAGTGCGTTTGGCCGTTGCGACCTCATTTGGAACCGGCTTCCATTTTTGTTCTTTCCTTACAACGTTCCATGCTCGGAAGTGCGGGAAAGGCGTTGAATTTTGGGAGTCCCACTTGGCGATAGCAAGGTTAAGAATATCTTGCTCGTTACTCCCGCTTGGCGGCGAAAGGTAAATTTGGTTATAAATTTGATTAAAGGCGTTGACGACCTTGATCATTTTTCGCCACTTGCCCGAGACGGATTCGACATCACGAGCCTCCCCATGCTCCATAATCGCGTTAAACCTATCCGTTGTCTTCTTCCAAAAACTACTACCCGtttggttgtttcctaaaattttaaaaatagtgcattagtaaaaaaaaattaaattttataaaaaaaatagaaaccgaaaataaaaaaaaaaattataccgaCTATCGGGCAATTAGAGGCCTTAGTAAACGCCATAGCTAGCGCCTCCTCTTCTACTTTCGTCCATTGCCTCCCCTTTGCTCTCGGTTTTTGCGCGGTTTCGGGTTCAACCATCTTTCCCTTCCCCTTCTTTTTTTTGCGCGTGAGCTCTTGCGGTGGTGATTCGGGGacgacttcttcatcatcatcttcaacttgAACCGGGGGTTGCGATTGGGATTGGAGTTGTTCAAACGTGTTGCGTTGCATGATTTGTTGGAGCGCTTGATATTGTTGAACTTGTTGTAGTTGAGACATTTGTGAGAAGGCGTTGGGTGtttgttggaaacccgaaaacgGAAATTGCGAAGCCCCCACGAAGGATCCATAGTCGGAGTGTAAGCGGGACTCGAAAAAAAATTAGGTTGGTTCGGATTGGGATTattcgggttggggttgtttgggttggggttgtttgggttgaatggattcatgtttgggagagaatggtataaaaaatatagagtatttttataaaaaaggaTGAGAAATGGAGAAGAATGGGAGTAGAATGAGAGAAATTGGTTTAAAAATGGATTGGGATTATGGTATTTATTTAAAaggaaattgattttttttattaaaatagccGTTAAATAACGGTATTATTTTGAAAAGAGGGGCGGCACACCCGGCTATGGGTGGCCGATTGTGATGGAAGCCGGgccaggggggcggtgtgggggtccggcgccgggccaagccgggccaagccggcccccataccttctatTACAATCGATAGGATTTAAGCTTATGTAGGAACACACATCACTCCTAAACATGCTTTCATGTAAGTTCGTTGAAGTTTCATAGTActtagtttatatatataacaatatatGCATTATTGTCAACTTGGTAAAGAGACGCTTAAGCCTATGTAGCGACAGGCATCACTCCTAAAGCATGCTTGTCATGAAAGTTCGTGGGAACTTCCTACACTATTAATTTATACAAAAAAGTTAATTTCACTTGTAATAAATTGCAATTACAGCTAGCTAATAGTGGTAGGCTATCTCTTAAAATAAGTTTGCTGTTAAATTTCTTATCTTATGTTTTCTAATGGGTGGTtcctttataatttttttactcAAATAACTGGCTTTCTTCGCCTGATCAACTTTTAAAAGTATCCATTTCATACGATACTGATTATAAAATTACCATTATAATAGAAATCTTACCTGTTGTGATCTGGATTTTCAAATTAAACTTCGGTTTTATTCAGGAATCAGGATAAACCAACTACGAATCGTACATGATATGGATCTTTAAATGCACTTTGTTTTATAgtagtttttatttgtttatttggtACAGTAACATTTTGTTTAGATATAAGTGAATTTATTAACTTTATAACATTTTTTCTTTCTTGATTTAAGGTGCTTTTATGAAGTGTCCAGGAAAAATCCAACCCATAATGTGCCTTCTTAAACATGAAGAGGTGATTGGTGCATTTCCCATCGTACAGAAGTTGAAGAACACATCTGCGGTTTATATAGCTATCATGAAGATAGCCAATACTTCCTTGCATCATATTTCGCTAAgtattatatacatatatttatataggGGTTAGTTAACATACAATTTGTCTTAATGTACGGTGCGTACAAAATTGAGTTACAACATGCgagggtgtttttttttttgtttataacaTGCTAACTTTATATCTCGTACGTTCGTAGGCAGGGCCGGTCCTAGAATTTTGGGGGCCCAAAGCGAATTAAAAATTCGAGGCCCTTTTTAATTATTTAGGCTCGTAATTTCGTTTTGTATTTGATATGAAATATATTAGGAAGAAACTTATAAAACACTCAACTATTATATAAACTAGATGATTTCCCTAATCAAATAATGTCGGGATCTAATACATAAATCAAATCTAAGTTGGTCGAAAGAGTTTAACCTAACAAATAACAACTTATATTATGTGTGAAAGGAATTAAAAATGCTACTTATTTTAagtatattattgttattaattagaaatgattttttttaaataaaattttacaTAGACGTATCATGTTAAAAATTGTGTGGACAAAATATTTTAGCGTATTAAATTAAGAGAGGTGATTAAAAAAGATGCATTTAAAACCCTTTATTGAATGAGTGAGTAAAGTGATTAATAATTTTGAAAATGGGTAGCAGTGGGAATTCAAACCCAGCCCTCTACAAAAACCAGTTGGAATTCAAACCCAGCCCTCTACAAAACCAAATCTTGTTCTTACCACCATACTACACTTGTTTTAATGTTAACAAATATCAccgtaaatataatattttttttctataaataaagatttatttttttaatttcgaAGGCCCTATTTTTTGGAGGCCCTAAGCCGTCGCCTAGCCCAATTACACTAACGGGCCAACCCTGTTCGTAGGATAAGTTAtgttgtacattatactttcactatatatatagggattggttaaaatgagaaccaacttgagttgtaagaaccgtaagaactaGGCCATCCAAAAGgttttttcgaattttttttctCAGAAGTCATAAAGAAATCACCATTTTCAtcacaaaaaattaaaaaaaatatctcATACCCACATTTACATGAGGGGTAAAAAAAAGTATTCATCTTCGTACAAAATTTACAACAGCGTGTAAAAAAACTAGCATCAGTCAAAACTATCGGCTCgacaatttattttttattttttttacagatgtatTTATAATAATTTCAcctacgtttgtgcaaaaaaattTTGGCCCAACTTGCGCGTGAAgaaaaagttctcatggttctcacaacttATGGTGGTTATCATTTGAACcgagccctatatatatatatatatatatatatatatatatatatatatatatatatatatatatatatatatatatatatatatatatatgtagggagccgctaaaataagaaccacctccagttgtaagaaccgtaagaaccacTCTCAGCCAATTAGATTTTGACACTTaaaagggtagtttggtcatttccTCATAAATGTCATTTTCAACTTCTCTCCACATTAATTGTTGCAGGCTTCTCTCTCCCCACCTTTATAGTCGTCAGATTTTCCTTTTCTCTTTCCACAATTTTGAAAGGCACCATTCATTTTTTAAAACCCATTACTTGGGTCTCTCTCCACAATTTAGAAAGCCACCCTTCATCCTAAATGCAGATGATGATCATCACGATCGATGGTGAGGATGAACCCGCCACCTCGTCGGATCCTTTTGCTGAAATCCACCGCCACCCGCCGCTCCCTTCTGCTGAAATCCACCGCCACCCCGCCGGTCCCTCCATTTCTctcatctctttctctctctctctcgacttTGGGTTTTTCACGACTTTGACGGTGAACGATGGGACATGTGTTGTTATCTCCGGCGGTGGTGGAGTGCCGAtgtcggtggtggtgggtgtttgaTGGCGGCGGTGGAGTGCCGATGTCGGAAGGCGGTGGTGGTTTGTGGGGAGACCGGTGAGTTTGGTAAGTGTTTTTGTTGATGGTTTGTTTTTACGATGATGTTCGTGGTTTGTTTTTGATGTTCTGTTTTTTTGAATATGGGTTTGAATCTGGTGGGTTTTGTCTTTGTGGGTTTGAATCTTGTGGGTTTGATTCCGTTGAATCTTTTTGAATCTTGTGGGTTTGAATCTGTTGAATATGGGGTTTGATTGATGTTCAATTTTCCTTTTGCCGGGTTtttgtttgaatgatgttcatgttcatgtgtttgtttgaatgatgttcatgttcCTTCTGTGGGTTTGATTTTTCTGGGTTTTTTTGAATCTGATGGGTGTTCTTGGGGGTTTGATTTTCTGGGCTTGATTCTGTTGAATCTGGGCTTGAATGTTGTTAAtgtttgaatctgggtttgaatgatGTTATTGTGATATTTAAATCTGTGGGTTTTGATACGATCGACGGGgtggcgatgatgcaaaaaaaaaaaaaaacgtagattttgatgacgatggcgcggcaaggacggcggagggtagggtTTTTGATCCTGCAACCCTACTTTTTGCAGCCTCttgattatcggataatctgagccaaaccccgtttttttttccgagataccctttgttttttatgtttgttgggtttctatatttttttttttgaggcgtcgatgatgataacaatatatctgagacaccccccgagtttgcgatttctaggtgagttcgtttttgcgtaaaaaaaatctgtaaaaaaaataacccgtaaacttttttacgtaaaacgtaaaaacgtgaagcgtaaaaagttttacgtaaaacgttttacgtaaatcgtaaaaagtcttacgtaaaacgcaaaacgtaaaacgcaaaacgtaaaacgttttacgttttacgtaaaacgtaaagcgttaacgttttacgttttacataaaacgtaaaaagtaaaattTTTTTCGTaagacgtaa encodes:
- the LOC110921696 gene encoding glutathione S-transferase T3, coding for MSQLQQVQQYQALQQIMQRNTFEQLQSQSQPPVQVEDDDEEVVPESPPQELTRKKKKGKGKMVEPETAQKPRAKGRQWTKVEEEALAMAFTKASNCPIVGNNQTGSSFWKKTTDRFNAIMEHGEARDVESVSGKWRKMIKVVNAFNQIYNQIYLSPPSGSNEQDILNLAIAKWDSQNSTPFPHFRAWNVVRKEQKWKPVPNEVATAKRTKTSESGG